CAATAGCAGAAACTCGATCAACAATACATGGAAATGGGTTAGCAGTAATAGACTCTGGATGGTCTGTTACATATGAAGCCATTAACTCATTAAAGGGTTCAATTCCTGCCACAGCAAATCCTGAAGAAATGTTAGACAAAGTAAAAGCTTGTGCGTAAGCTTTCCTTACAACtgcagctatatatatatatattttttttttttaagtttacattttttgtcctagtaaataaattactttcacaaacacaaacaaaatttatcattagaaCCTTTGCATGTGTATATAAACTACTTATTATCAGAACCTTTGCATGTGTATATAAACTACATCAaaacataatcaacaaaataaaatgtaattaacaataaaagttataaagaaaatataaaattacaattaaaaaaacctgaCTACATCATCCATTAggataattacatttttttagtttatatttgaaaatgggAAAAGCAAAATGCATGCCGAAattgggcaaaacaattttaatccAAAGATAAGGTGCACGATATGCACGATATGCACGATATGCACGATATGCAATACGAAACTGATTAAACTTGGTTCGACAAAAGGGCTCAtgtataaaattgttgtttctaagtgtatatttatttattggtttcaaACAAAAGAGATCTTTAAAAACGGGtaaagatatgtcatttttccacatatacataaagcacaaaacattaaaaacattaagctcATAAATATTGAGAACATTCATTTCAATAAAGAGTAGTTTAGAATGAGTATATCGATCCGCAAAGTTTattaaacggatcgcatgtttctgacggcgataaaggcATTTTAACTTTAACATTAGCATAATTTAGATAACTATGAATTAAAGAGTAGTAAAGTTAagttagactttttttacataaatatgttctgattttatacaaaattccaatattttaagaaatttttgtacTAATATAGTCGATATGCGTTTTCCATGtgatgtttttatcaaaaaaaacaccTAAGAACTTTGTTACAATAcgtctttttatttcaacatcatcaataaaaattgtttacggttggataaataacttttcaaccattttataactttgcaatttattttaaaatttcatgatcgacagtatcgaatgctttcgAAAGGTTGATGAATACACCTATGTATATTTAGACTTTTCAAAAGAATTAGAGATTTCACGTACAAATTGGATAACTGCATGTTCTGtggaattatttcttttaaagccGAATCAgtagttgtataaaaaattattagaatgaagaaaattgtataatctattgtacataatacgctctagtatttttgaaaatgtggagAGGAcagagatagggcgataattactgatatttttttgatcaccttcttttaaaattggaGTAACCTTGgcaatttttagttgttcaggaaaaactccttggCGTATAGATGCTCCAAAGACCTTAAATAGAATATCTTTTAAGTATTCAAAACATTCTATGACTATATTGCCGTTTATGTAATCTGCTCCggttgatttatttatttttaatagttttgaaagctttttcaaacttttgaaaAGATAGTTCAGAAGATAATTCGTTGGAACTAGTGCAATTATCCACTTGTACTAAAAAATCTCTAAATGTAGCATTTGTATAAGGAATTTTGTTTGCTAGTTTGGGACCGATGTcaacaaagaatttattaaattcatgagCTATAGCTCTTGATTCGTATATGTTTGTTATCAACTATAATTGTTTGGGGGAGGGAACCTGAGCATCTTTTTTGTCTACCActaatttcattcattatttgccaagtgcgttttgagttatttttaaatttatctatgagtcttgagtagtaattttttttcaagtttttacgaactttttcaaataggtatttgtattctttatatatctctttatttgcagatgattttgttttaaaatattctatataaagcttctgttttatttttgatgattttttaaatcccCTGGTCACCCATgggttgtttatattttttggatttaatgtttttacaatgaTAGGAAAATTAGCGTCATACAcgtaataaaatgtttcaaaaaaattatcgcAAATTTTGTCTGCATTATCATTAAAGTAATTATCCTTCCAGTGTTGTgaatatttctttgtttttaactgaCTAAGGAAGATTGACTCAACgcatttttttgtaacttgtttttatatattcttattaaGAAAACAACGTTATTTATACTAAATCTGACATAGATAGCAACTATCATTTTCAATTATCAAACTAAATTTAAGATAATAATTACCAATTTTCTACCATATAATAATTACTGTAAAAATACGTGACGTCATTGTGTGgtttaacaaatgtttatgACACACTCCCCCAATTTGTAGAGAATATCTACAAATTCTCATCAAAATGTTCATCAAGTGctgttattttaataagttccTCAGCCTTTGATTTCGCCATTCGTGAAGGTCTTTGCTTCAGAGTTTGGGTTTGCTCTGCTGATATGTTTTCTCTAGGTTTAGAATCATTTAGGAATTCCTTGATCTCAGTAGGATCTTGGCAAATTTTCAACGGATAAAGCATCTGAATCGGTCTTTCCACTACTTGATTATTTCCCGTTCTTAATTTAGCACCGCGGATTATATTATCTTCTCCGCGTACAAGTTTCGTTACCATACCAATTTTCCACTCACCTCTATTCTTTTCTTCTCCTTTAAGTAAGAAAATCTCTTCCACTTCTATGTTCTTTTGGTTATAGCCTTTGCACTGGTGATTTTCTCGCAATGGTCTTAAGTACTCGTTTGTCCACCTTTTCCACGCTAAGTTCTTGCATTTCGTGATATACCGCATTGCTCGTGTAGTCGTTTTGTTGTTAAAATCTTCATCATCCTCATCTTCTGCATTTTCGGAAGGGATCGTAATATCTTTTCCATGTAAAATCATGTTTGGTGTTAATATATGGAAGTTGAATATCGTTCTCAATATATCCTAATGGTCGGTTATTCAAcgtattttcaatattaatgaAAACTTCTTTAAGTCGTTCGAAGGTTAAGTTCGACCTCCCCACCATGGGCTTCTTGCTAAATTAAACTTCCACTTTATGTTCATTTTACCTAAGTATTCGTTTATCAGCGGGTCTCTCTGCAATCGTCGGAGCCACCTTACAGTACTTACAAATGTTTTAGCAATGTCGCTTATTATGAGTGCAGGTGTGCCCCTTCTTGCAATCATTTCTTTTATACTTCTTCGAAAATCTTCATTTTCCATTGTTTTTAGTAGATCCAAATGGATTGCTCTTGAAGTTGCACATGTTTAAAGTACAATGTACGATTTTTTGTAACACTCTTTGCTTACTTTATATTCGATTGGGCCAGCGAAATCCAAACCAATAGTTTCAAAAGGATATTTACTTTTAGTTCGATACTTTGACAAATCGGCTGTTAATGGAGCTAATAATGGTTTGCACCTGAATCTTTTACACCAATTGCAATCGtacattattgtttttacttagcTACGTAAGGTATCTGTCCAATAATGCTCACGAAACTTGGACATTGTTAGACCAACCATCCCATGGTGAGTCTGTGCATGTGCTCTTTGAATAACCAATTTTGTAAAGAGATGTTTGCGAGGTAAAAATATTGGGTGCTCTTCTTGTATACGACCCATGCATACTAATAATTCATCGTGATTTCTATGTAATCGTAATCTTTCTGAAGTTTCTTTGTATTGTTCGGATTTTACAAATTCGTATTCAGCAGTTTTGATCAGCTTCTGCAATGCGTTGTTCCTTTCAGTAGCTGATAGCACACCTCGacattttcttttacttttgagaTTGATAATTATTCTTAAGATCCATTCCATTATTCTTATAACTTTTGGGAGTTGATACTTGTTCATAAATTCAAAGTAGTTAAACCTCTCGACTGTGGCAAGGTTATGTATTTTTGTTGGATTAGCTTCTTTCATTACTTCTTCCATTTGTGTATGAGCTATATTTGTTGGCCACTCGTTTTTTTTGGCAAGCCATGTTGGACCGTTGAACCATATTTGtggaatttttccatttttaattccTCTACTTCCAATATCCGCTGGGTTCTGATTGGTTGGGCAATGACGCCAGATAATCCAACTtcgtttattaatttctttaacacGATTTTATACAAACTGCTTCCATTTACAATTGTCATTAAGGATCCAATGCAGTGCTACTGAACTATCAAGCCAGCCGTAAATCTCCATAACTGGGTGCCCTTCAAGTGCCAATTCAACGTTTGTAAGAGCATTAGCTACCATGTGTCCCGAAATCAATTCAAGTCTGGGAATAGAACAACCTCGCTTTGATATGCGTGATTTGGCTGTAAATAATCCTTGAGTTACTTTGTTTCCTTGATGTACTACTGCATATATTGCACTGCAGCAGCCATCTTTGCTTGCATTACCAAATCCATGGATTtcgatcttttttattttatgattcaaaacaGTTATACTTCTTGGTATTGGTGTAAGGTCTTGTAAAGTATTTTTCCAAAGCATCCATTCCTTTGTTAATTCAGGTGAAAGTTTTTTGTCCTAAGCAAACATTAAATCACAAGTTTTTCTATATATAGGTTTTTCTGTTAGTGTTATTGGGGAAATCACACCAAGCGGATCAAAAACTCTAaccaaactttctaaaattccTCTTTTGGTTGTGATGTTTGTTTGGCGAGTTGGTCTACAATCCATTAATAAAGTCTCCTCATTTTTGTCCCACAACaaaccaaaaattttgaataacgTTTATTTTGTTCATTAATGGTAACTTTATAATAGTTCTCTTTTGAATCATTGGTTTCCAATACAGGAAAGTTCGAGTGCCATTTGTGAAACTGGAATCCTCCCTTTTTGAACAAATGAAATGCtgtttgtttcaattttttaacaCATTCCAAGTAAACTCCCCCAGTGATTATATCATCAACATATATGCCCTTGTTGATTATCTgaatttcattctttttatgcGGATAATGTTTTTCATATGTCAATAAATGTTGCTTGATTTCTCCTCCAAGAATAAAGGGACTAGATGCCCAACCAAACGGGATTCGAGTAAATCTTAGAGTTATTACATCTATACTTTTCAAGTCCGATTCCCAATAGAAACGGAAAACATCACGATCTTTATTATTAACTCTTATTTGTAGAAAGGCTTGTTTAATGTCTCCAGTAAGACAAACAGGTTGCAAtctgttttgtaaaataatattgaatagtAAGGGTTGCAATGGAGAACCAATATGTAAAAAGTTAAGTGAGGGTGATCCGTACTCTTTAGCTGACGCATCAAAAACAATCCTTAGCTTGTTTGTTTCGGAGTCCTCTTTTATCACTGCTCGATGAGGCATGTAGAATATTCGCTTGCCAGTTGGTTTGTTTGGTGCATACTCAATTATCCCATCCTTGAGTTGTTCTTGAATAATAGCATTATATTTTATGAGATCATTTGGTTTCTTTTCCAGTTTCTTTAGTAAACTATGCAACCTTGAGATGCTCCCACCTGAATAAGATGCCAGTTTTGAACATTCCTCTTTCCATGGTAATCCAGTGTGATAAAAACCAGTTGAGTCTTGTTGTAGCTGCTCTTTAAATTCTTCATATACTTTATTTTGATTCCCTTTGCTTTGATCTTCTAGACCAAGAACATCCAAGCTTATATAGGTCTTTGTAACAGTTGTTGGTTGACTTATTCTTGCAATATCACCAGCACCAATTATAAGATGAATTTTATGATCATTGTAGTCATCTTCATTATGAAAATGAAATCTCTCTAAGTGTTTGAATTTCCTTTTTAGGACGGATATTCTTTGATTTTGTAGTACAGTAAGCAATTTCCTTTCTAACTTGTAGAGTTTAATATCAAGGCTGTTGCGTCCGTTTATTGAATATTGAGTTGTGTAGAACAACGGAAGGTTTTGATGCACTGATTCCAATAATTCAATTCCCAATTATTAGACTCTAACTTTAGATACTTGATTAGCGTAGATAAAGCATACGAACTACCAGCTCCCGTAACCAAGAGTGCTCTCACTTTATAGTTGCCAACGTTCACAACAACTGTGGAATAAATAGTTTGCCCTTCGTATCCAGTCATAAGGATACCCTTTTTTGATTCGTCTTAATTAACCCCAGTGCATATAGATGAATGATGCCCTCCTTGACAACAGTAGCAAGAACGTTTGCTACGACAGTTGAATACTGTGTGGTTTGTTAACGTGCAGCTGAAGCAGTGAtggttttctttaatatattgcTTCCTTTGCTGTGTTGAATGAAGTTTCGTACAATCTTGACAGCGATGATTTTGCGAACTGCAGTAGATATAGCCAATATTTCTAGTTTCGTTATGTTGGAAGTGTTTTTCTATTTGATTTTTGTGCTCCCAATTAATGTCGggttttgaattttcttttctGATAGTATTTCTTGGGTGTCCAATAGATGATTCTGGGTTTCGTAACGTATATTCACGTAGGGCTTCAATTAGCTGTTCAAAACCGCATTCCTGCCAACTTGGATCTGTTCGAGTAATATCAGCTTTAACAGGGCCAAGTTTGTCGAGAGTTTCACGTACCAGTATTTCTTCTTTCTctaatttgtttaaagttttcaaCGAGTTTAtgctttcatttaattttcatcAGTGCATCACAGTGGAAATCAATCGAGGGAGCAGTAGAAATTTTGGCACCACTTAAAGAAGCTACAGAAACGTGGTTGGCTGAGTCTATTCCGAAAATTAACACTGTCGCcgattctatttatttaatccATGACAAAATTGATCAATTTATTGAGACGAATTGAAAAAATGGCTATGGTGTCTTGTAtgcaaaaaacttgaaaagcTGCATTGAGAAAAGATTTCCTCTTTGTCACACTGGAAACTTATTGAGTGCTGCAGCAAACTACTTAAATCCTGCTTTAAAGGGACTTCACTTGAAGCtcttcaaaaaacaataaaagaatggTTAGCCTCACAGGTTAAGTATAATGTTGAGTGCCAATCTGTTGCCAGAGTCCTTTCAGCAGATTTGTCCCCTAATTCAAAACTGAAGCGCAAGTTAAACGTCAGACTTGAAACACAAGAGCCAACATCTGAACTGAATTCTATTTTGAGCGAAATGTGCCAGTATGAATATCTCCCTGATGCCAAAAAAGACTTTCCGTTTCTTGATTGGTAGAAATTGCATTCAAATACATTGCCAGAACTCTCTTCATTAGCAAGACAAATTTTATCTATTCCAGCAAGTTCAACTTAATCAGAGAGAAATCAGGTGGAAATGTCGTCCGATCATCCAGACACAACcagaaaaagtagaacaaatcattttaaccagaataataataaaatgtcacgcctaaataatgatttaaatttataaaattgagtACAGGACgctttaaatcaaataatgcTTGTATTGTTTTGCGTTATTGTTAAGGTAATCTATTTAACTTTACTCCTAGAGTCACTTTAACAACTCATGTTGTTGTGTCGGCTCCGGTTATAGCTCAATAAGCGACATTAGTTAGGAAGGACGCGTGAACTCTCTAGTTAAATACTTTTCCCCAGTGCTTTGTGATCGAAAAGAGTTTTGTGAGCACCTTTAATAACCATAACAATTAAAAGTTCTAAGCCATAAcaattaaaagttcttttaatttcGAGTTCTAACCCAGTAATATCGGGCAATCAGTCCGTATAAGGATATGATAGCTCGAAGTTTAATTCGCAGTTCTCTAGCAATCATCTATTTTTTCTATACAAGTTTTTGAATATGACTTATAAATATGTCAGATCAGAGCTGGATATGTCTTGTCTTGAGCTTTAATGCAGCCTAATGTGGTTTCTTTCAGGTTCGTTCAATTAGGCTCCTCCCTCATTTTAAACATGTGACATAAAAcaactaataaacttttttatttcaatgccTTTCTTCAGGGATTGATGAATGTCTCTCTTCAGGGATTGATGAATGTCTT
This Hydra vulgaris chromosome 04, alternate assembly HydraT2T_AEP DNA region includes the following protein-coding sequences:
- the LOC136079238 gene encoding uncharacterized protein LOC136079238; protein product: MILHGKDITIPSENAEDEDDEDFNNKTTTRAMRYITKCKNLAWKRWTNEYLRPLRENHQCKGYNQKNIEVEEIFLLKGEEKNRGEWKIGMVTKLVRGEDNIIRGAKLRTGNNQVVERPIQMLYPLKICQDPTEIKEFLNDSKPRENISAEQTQTLKQRPSRMAKSKAEELIKITALDEHFDENL